The DNA region GAGGGAGTTATCGGTCAGGCTCCCGACCTCCCTTTATAAAAGGGAGGAGGCGTATTCCCCCTTTATTAAAGGAGGCAAGGGGGATTTTCTATGGGGCGTTTTGCAAGGGTCTTGCGTCAACCCGGGGGTTACACCGGTGTCACCCCGAAGAGACGGATGCATCATTAGCACCGATTCCCGAATCGCAACGTTTTTCAGGATTGTGGTGAAAAGACAGGGAAATTAAGCCTGATAAAAGCAATTGGACGGATTTACCCTGGAGAAAATTAGCTTAAAATAAATGGCACCTCTTTTGCAAAGATATAGAAACGACCGTTGTTTATCCATTTGACATTAGCGGAAACCTGCCATGCGCCAAAAAAAAGTAATCGAAATAGTAGTCCCCTATCAAGAAGGCACGCCGTATCCTCCCGCGGTAACGATGAACGATAAGATTGTCCACGCCGTTGAGCTGATGGTGAATAACGGCATCCACCAGATCGCGGTGGTTCGCAACAATCGCCCGGTGGGAATGATTCGGCTGGAAGATGCTTTTCGCAAACTGGGTCTGCAAGGACCGCTCCCGAAAGATCGCGCTTATTTTTCAAGAGAAAGAAACAAATCATAACATAGATCTTGTAAAATCCAAGGTATAAAAAGACTCAACAGATAAAATCCGAAGCACAAATTCGGATTTCGAATTTTGCTAATGACTTATGCGTAAAACACGCCCTCTGGGCTTAGACCAAAGCCGGCTCCTTTGGGGTCGGATATTTACTCTTTAAACCCCTCTGTCTCAACTCCCGTTTCTTTGATCAGCCGGTGAAGATACTGTCGCTGGGTACCGGCCAGTTCACCTGGATTGAGGTCTTCCGGAACCGTTATCCATAGATCACTCGCTTGTCTTTGGCACGCCTGCAACACTTGTTTTCTGATTTGTCTTGCCTTATTTCTTCAGGCATGAACAA from Desulfobacterales bacterium includes:
- a CDS encoding CBS domain-containing protein, with the protein product MRQKKVIEIVVPYQEGTPYPPAVTMNDKIVHAVELMVNNGIHQIAVVRNNRPVGMIRLEDAFRKLGLQGPLPKDRAYFSRERNKS